In Fusobacterium sp. SYSU M8D902, the following are encoded in one genomic region:
- the purF gene encoding amidophosphoribosyltransferase, with protein sequence MNCTEILMAKDKMEEECGVFGIYSKNITEVSQITYYGLYALQHRGQESAGISVSNFGKIVTYKEMGLTADVFTPEILNRLVGNAAIGHVRYSTTGESRIENAQPLESKYKLGQIAVAHNGNLTNAKVIRELLEEGGATFNTSIDSEVIIKLIARKASGNVEEAIRSTLGAIKGAYALVILTGNKLIGIRDPYGIRPLCLGTNKNGDYILSSESCAIDAVGGEFVRDIQPGEMVIIDENGVESLRYSENNKKAPCSFEHIYFARPDSVIDGLNVYESRVEAGRLLARQMKVDADVVIGVPDSGIPAAIGYAEESGIPYAIGLIKNKYIGRTFIKPTQALREQAVMVKLNPLKVNLEGKRVVIIDDSLVRGTTSKILIEIVRRAGAKEVHFRSASPAVKHSCYFGIDTAHREELIAARMSVEEIRKEINADTLDYLSMENMLKSLKGCDYCVGCFNGEYPVDTPTEE encoded by the coding sequence ATGAACTGCACAGAAATTCTAATGGCTAAAGATAAAATGGAAGAAGAGTGTGGAGTATTCGGAATATACTCGAAAAATATAACAGAGGTTTCACAAATAACTTATTATGGTTTGTATGCTCTTCAACATAGAGGTCAAGAAAGTGCGGGAATATCTGTTTCTAATTTTGGAAAAATAGTTACTTATAAGGAAATGGGTCTTACTGCTGATGTCTTTACACCTGAAATATTAAATAGACTTGTTGGGAATGCAGCAATCGGTCATGTTAGATATTCGACAACAGGTGAGAGTAGAATAGAAAATGCTCAACCTCTTGAGAGTAAATATAAATTGGGACAAATAGCAGTAGCTCACAATGGAAATTTAACTAATGCTAAAGTAATAAGAGAACTACTAGAAGAGGGGGGAGCAACATTCAATACCTCTATAGATTCTGAAGTTATTATAAAATTAATAGCTAGAAAAGCTAGTGGAAATGTAGAAGAGGCAATTAGAAGTACATTAGGAGCGATAAAAGGAGCTTATGCCTTAGTAATTTTAACAGGAAATAAATTGATTGGAATAAGAGATCCATATGGAATAAGACCACTTTGCTTAGGAACAAATAAGAATGGAGATTATATCCTATCTTCAGAGTCTTGTGCTATTGATGCAGTAGGAGGAGAGTTTGTAAGAGATATTCAACCTGGTGAGATGGTAATAATAGATGAAAACGGTGTTGAATCTCTTAGATATTCTGAAAATAATAAAAAAGCTCCATGTTCATTTGAACACATATACTTTGCTAGACCTGATAGTGTTATTGATGGATTAAATGTATATGAATCAAGAGTAGAAGCTGGAAGATTACTAGCTAGACAGATGAAGGTAGATGCAGATGTAGTAATAGGAGTTCCTGATTCAGGGATTCCTGCTGCTATTGGATATGCTGAAGAGAGTGGAATACCTTATGCAATTGGTTTAATTAAAAATAAATACATAGGTAGAACATTTATAAAACCTACTCAAGCTTTGAGAGAACAAGCTGTAATGGTAAAATTAAATCCATTAAAAGTAAATCTTGAAGGAAAGAGAGTAGTAATAATTGATGACTCTTTAGTGAGAGGAACTACAAGTAAGATATTGATAGAGATAGTAAGAAGAGCAGGAGCTAAGGAGGTTCACTTCCGTTCAGCTTCTCCAGCTGTTAAACACTCTTGTTATTTTGGAATAGATACAGCACATAGAGAGGAATTAATAGCTGCTAGAATGTCAGTAGAAGAGATAAGAAAAGAGATAAATGCTGATACATTAGATTATTTATCAATGGAGAATATGTTAAAATCATTAAAAGGTTGTGACTACTGTGTAGGTTGTTTTAATGGAGAGTATCCAGTAGATACACCAACAGAGGAATAA
- the purH gene encoding bifunctional phosphoribosylaminoimidazolecarboxamide formyltransferase/IMP cyclohydrolase has product MMKRALISVFDKGGILEFAQFLIKKNVEIISTGGTYRYLKENNIPVIEVAEITKAPEMLDGRVKTLHPVIHGGILAIRDNKEHMETIKARGIETIDMVVVNLYPFFKKVNEDLTFEEKVEFIDIGGPTMLRSAAKSFKDVVVISDTADYETVMNEMEAGEVSFETRKRLAGKVFNLTSAYDAAISSFLLGDEMPHYLNASYEKVMDLRYGENPHQKAAYYVSTTDSGAMKDFDQLNGKELSFNNIRDMDVAWKVVSEFEEPACCGVKHSTPCGAAIGNNVYEAYTKAYECDPVSIFGGIVAINKKIDKATAEELVKIFLEIVIAPDYSEEAIEVLKTKKNLRVIRCHHKPMDKVNLVKVDGGILVQDEDLSFSTNYETVTEKAPTSEEMSDLDFGMKIVKHVKSNAIVVVKDKMAIGIGNGETNRIWPTEQAIERAGERIEGAVLASDAFFPFRDVVDTCAKHGIKAIIQPGGSIRDKESIEACNEHGIAMIFSGMRHFKH; this is encoded by the coding sequence ATAATGAAAAGAGCATTGATATCAGTTTTTGATAAAGGTGGAATATTAGAGTTTGCACAATTTTTAATAAAGAAAAATGTTGAAATTATCTCAACAGGTGGAACATATAGATATTTAAAAGAGAACAATATTCCTGTAATAGAGGTAGCAGAGATAACAAAAGCACCAGAGATGTTAGATGGAAGAGTAAAGACACTTCACCCAGTAATTCATGGTGGAATATTAGCCATAAGAGATAATAAAGAGCATATGGAGACAATAAAAGCTAGAGGAATAGAGACTATAGATATGGTAGTTGTAAATCTATATCCTTTCTTCAAAAAAGTAAATGAAGATTTAACTTTTGAAGAAAAAGTTGAATTTATAGATATTGGTGGACCAACAATGCTAAGATCAGCAGCAAAATCTTTTAAAGATGTTGTAGTTATTAGTGATACTGCTGATTATGAAACAGTTATGAATGAAATGGAAGCTGGAGAGGTTTCTTTTGAAACTAGAAAGAGATTAGCTGGAAAAGTATTTAATTTAACATCAGCTTATGATGCTGCAATCTCATCTTTCCTATTAGGAGATGAGATGCCACACTACTTAAATGCCTCTTATGAAAAAGTGATGGATTTAAGATATGGTGAGAATCCACATCAAAAAGCAGCTTACTATGTATCAACTACTGATAGTGGAGCTATGAAGGATTTTGATCAATTGAATGGAAAAGAGTTATCATTTAACAATATAAGGGATATGGATGTAGCTTGGAAAGTAGTTAGTGAATTTGAGGAACCTGCTTGTTGTGGTGTAAAACACTCTACACCTTGTGGAGCAGCTATTGGAAATAATGTTTATGAGGCTTATACAAAGGCTTATGAATGTGATCCTGTATCTATTTTTGGAGGAATAGTAGCAATTAATAAAAAAATAGATAAGGCAACTGCTGAAGAGTTAGTGAAAATATTCTTAGAGATAGTTATAGCTCCAGATTACTCTGAAGAAGCTATTGAAGTGTTAAAAACTAAGAAAAATTTGAGAGTGATAAGATGTCACCATAAACCAATGGACAAAGTTAATCTAGTAAAAGTAGATGGTGGAATATTAGTTCAAGATGAGGATTTAAGCTTCTCAACTAATTATGAAACAGTTACAGAAAAAGCACCAACTTCAGAAGAGATGAGTGATCTTGATTTTGGAATGAAGATAGTGAAACATGTAAAATCTAATGCTATTGTAGTTGTGAAAGATAAAATGGCTATTGGAATTGGAAATGGAGAGACAAATAGAATATGGCCAACAGAACAGGCTATAGAGAGAGCTGGTGAGAGAATAGAGGGAGCTGTACTTGCATCTGATGCATTTTTCCCATTTAGAGATGTTGTTGATACTTGTGCAAAACATGGAATAAAAGCTATTATCCAACCAGGAGGATCTATCAGAGATAAAGAATCTATAGAAGCTTGTAATGAGCATGGAATAGCTATGATATTTAGTGGAATGAGACATTTCAAACACTAA
- the purN gene encoding phosphoribosylglycinamide formyltransferase: MFKIGVLVSGGGSNLQSIIDKSQNGELNCKVEVVIGDRKCYGVERATLAGIEGYTLDRKVLKKDLCKEIDKIVSEKGIDLIVLAGFLSIIDEEFVNKWKGRIINIHPSLLPKFGGPGMYGIKVHEAVLKAGESESGCTVHFVDTGVDSGEIIAQKRVKVLEGDTAEELQKRVLVEEHKLLPESIAKIISERE, encoded by the coding sequence ATGTTTAAAATAGGAGTATTAGTTTCTGGTGGTGGAAGTAATCTTCAATCTATAATAGATAAATCTCAAAATGGAGAGCTTAATTGTAAAGTTGAAGTTGTCATAGGAGATAGAAAATGTTATGGAGTGGAGAGAGCTACTCTAGCAGGAATAGAGGGATATACTTTAGATAGAAAAGTATTGAAGAAAGATCTATGTAAAGAGATTGATAAAATAGTTTCAGAAAAAGGAATTGATCTAATTGTATTAGCAGGATTTCTCTCTATAATTGATGAGGAATTTGTAAACAAATGGAAGGGAAGGATAATTAATATCCACCCTTCACTTCTCCCTAAGTTTGGTGGACCTGGAATGTATGGAATAAAAGTACATGAAGCAGTTCTAAAAGCTGGAGAGAGTGAAAGTGGTTGCACAGTACATTTTGTTGATACAGGAGTAGATAGCGGAGAGATCATAGCTCAAAAGAGAGTAAAAGTCTTAGAAGGGGATACAGCTGAGGAGTTGCAAAAGAGAGTTTTAGTAGAGGAACACAAACTTTTACCAGAATCTATTGCAAAAATTATATCTGAAAGAGAGTAA
- the purE gene encoding 5-(carboxyamino)imidazole ribonucleotide mutase — protein MKVAIIFGSKSDTDKMRGAANCLKEFGIEYSAHVLSAHRVPEKLEETLEKLEVEGYEVIIAGAGLAAHLPGVIASKTTIPVIGVPIEAAFNGMDALLSIVQMPKSIPVATVGLNNSYNAGMLAVQMLSLKSPELKSKLREFRKSMKEKFIADNETGVDL, from the coding sequence ATGAAGGTAGCAATTATTTTCGGAAGTAAATCAGATACTGATAAGATGAGGGGAGCAGCTAACTGCTTAAAAGAGTTTGGAATAGAGTACTCAGCTCATGTTTTATCAGCTCACAGGGTTCCAGAAAAGTTAGAAGAAACTCTTGAAAAATTGGAAGTGGAAGGGTATGAAGTCATAATAGCAGGAGCTGGTCTTGCTGCACATCTACCAGGAGTGATAGCTTCAAAAACTACAATACCAGTGATAGGAGTACCAATTGAAGCTGCATTTAATGGAATGGATGCACTGTTATCAATAGTACAGATGCCGAAATCAATACCAGTTGCAACAGTTGGATTAAATAACTCATATAATGCTGGAATGTTAGCAGTACAAATGCTTTCATTAAAATCTCCAGAATTAAAAAGCAAATTGAGAGAGTTTAGAAAGAGTATGAAAGAGAAGTTTATAGCAGATAATGAAACAGGTGTAGATCTATAA
- the purC gene encoding phosphoribosylaminoimidazolesuccinocarboxamide synthase gives MSVEKKDFIYEGKAKQVYSTTDENLVIIHYKDDATAGNGAKKGTIENKGVMNNRITATLFRMLEKNGIKTHLVDVLNDRDQLCQKVKIFPLEVIVRNVIAGSMAARVGVPEGTKPTNTIFEICYKNDAYGDPLINDHHAVALGLCTYEELAEIYRITGEINNLLKDAFDKTGITLVDFKIEFGKNAAGEILLADEITPDTCRLWDKETGKKLDKDRFRRDLGGIEEAYIEVLKRLGA, from the coding sequence ATGTCAGTAGAAAAAAAAGATTTTATTTATGAAGGAAAAGCTAAACAAGTATATTCAACAACAGATGAGAACTTAGTAATAATTCACTATAAAGATGATGCAACAGCAGGAAATGGGGCTAAAAAAGGAACTATTGAGAATAAAGGTGTAATGAACAATAGAATAACAGCAACACTATTCAGAATGTTAGAGAAAAACGGAATAAAAACACACTTAGTAGATGTATTAAATGATAGAGATCAACTTTGTCAAAAAGTAAAAATATTCCCATTAGAAGTAATAGTAAGAAACGTAATAGCAGGATCAATGGCAGCTAGAGTAGGAGTTCCAGAGGGAACAAAACCAACAAATACTATATTTGAAATCTGTTATAAAAATGATGCTTATGGAGATCCATTAATCAATGATCACCATGCAGTAGCATTAGGACTATGTACTTATGAGGAGTTAGCTGAGATATACAGAATTACAGGAGAGATCAACAACCTATTAAAAGACGCTTTTGATAAGACAGGAATAACTTTAGTAGACTTTAAAATAGAGTTTGGAAAAAATGCTGCTGGAGAGATACTATTAGCAGATGAGATCACTCCAGATACTTGTAGATTATGGGATAAAGAGACTGGTAAAAAATTAGATAAAGATAGATTTAGAAGAGACCTTGGAGGAATAGAAGAGGCTTATATAGAAGTATTAAAGAGATTGGGGGCTTAA
- the purD gene encoding phosphoribosylamine--glycine ligase has product MKILVVGSGGREHTICWKVSQNERVEKIYCAPGNGGTELLEKGENVNLKGTDEILNFAKENRIDLTIVGSEELLVDGIVDKFQAEGLRIFGPDKKAALLEGSKAFSKDFMKKYGVKTAAYEVFDDAEKAKEYIKTCEFPLVVKASGLAAGKGVLICQNLEEAIKAVEEIMVDKVFSSAGEQIVVEEFLDGVEASILSVTDSNIILPFISAKDHKKIGEKETGLNTGGMGTIAPNPYVTKEVYDKFVEEIMNPTLQGIKAEGMDFAGFIFFGLMITSKGVYLLEYNMRLGDPETQVVLPLLESDFIELLESGIDKKLSTTNVKWSDKSACCVVLASGGYPEKYNKGYEISGVDSVENMLFIAGAKLENGKLLTNGGRVINVVAIGDTLEQARAKAYSDAEKVKFEGKYLRKDIGVLYR; this is encoded by the coding sequence ATGAAAATATTAGTAGTTGGAAGCGGTGGAAGAGAGCATACTATCTGTTGGAAAGTGAGTCAAAATGAGAGAGTAGAGAAGATATACTGTGCTCCAGGAAATGGGGGAACAGAACTTCTTGAAAAGGGAGAGAATGTAAACTTAAAAGGAACAGATGAGATCTTGAATTTCGCTAAAGAGAATAGAATAGATTTGACAATAGTTGGAAGTGAAGAGCTTTTAGTTGATGGAATAGTAGACAAATTTCAAGCAGAGGGATTAAGAATATTTGGACCTGATAAAAAGGCAGCACTATTGGAGGGATCAAAAGCTTTTTCAAAGGATTTTATGAAAAAATATGGTGTAAAAACTGCTGCATATGAGGTTTTTGATGATGCTGAGAAAGCTAAAGAGTATATTAAAACTTGTGAGTTTCCTCTAGTTGTAAAAGCTAGTGGTCTAGCTGCAGGGAAGGGTGTGCTTATATGCCAAAACTTAGAAGAAGCTATTAAAGCTGTAGAAGAGATAATGGTAGATAAAGTATTTAGTAGTGCTGGAGAGCAAATTGTAGTTGAGGAGTTTTTGGATGGAGTAGAGGCATCTATACTGTCAGTAACAGATTCAAATATAATTTTACCATTTATATCTGCTAAAGATCATAAAAAAATTGGAGAGAAAGAAACAGGATTAAATACTGGTGGAATGGGAACTATTGCCCCAAATCCATATGTTACAAAAGAGGTTTATGATAAGTTTGTAGAGGAGATAATGAACCCTACACTTCAAGGGATAAAAGCAGAGGGAATGGATTTTGCTGGATTTATTTTCTTTGGACTTATGATAACTTCTAAAGGTGTTTATCTTCTTGAATATAATATGAGATTGGGAGATCCTGAGACACAAGTTGTATTACCACTATTGGAATCAGATTTTATTGAATTATTAGAGAGCGGTATTGATAAAAAATTATCAACTACAAATGTAAAATGGAGTGATAAATCAGCTTGTTGTGTTGTTTTAGCTTCTGGTGGATATCCAGAGAAATACAATAAGGGATATGAGATCTCAGGTGTGGATAGTGTAGAGAATATGTTGTTCATTGCTGGAGCAAAGTTAGAAAATGGAAAACTTTTAACTAATGGTGGAAGAGTAATAAATGTTGTAGCTATTGGAGATACTCTTGAACAAGCTAGAGCAAAAGCATACTCTGATGCAGAGAAAGTTAAATTTGAAGGAAAATATCTTAGAAAAGATATTGGTGTTTTGTATAGATAG
- the purM gene encoding phosphoribosylformylglycinamidine cyclo-ligase, whose translation MAISYKEAGVDKEEGYRAVELMKKAVAKTMNSNVLNGLGSFGAMYELGKYENPVLVSGTDGVGTKLEVALTTKKYDTVGIDAVAMCVNDVLCHGAQPIFFLDYLACGKLDAEVAAELVSGVAEGCYQAGAALIGGETAEMPGFYKVGDYDIAGFCVGAVEKTKIVNGSTTSEGDILIAIPSSGIHSNGFSLVRKVITDYTKEYNGKPISETLLTPTKIYVKPVLSVLEKYNVKGMAHITGGGLPENLPRTISEGHQAVVLKEKLRVLDIFKYIQKEGEISEEEMFGTFNMGVGFVLVVDPKDKDGVIEELAKHGEEAFEIGYVQKGEKGLCLK comes from the coding sequence ATGGCAATTTCATATAAAGAGGCTGGAGTAGATAAAGAAGAGGGATACAGAGCAGTAGAACTTATGAAAAAAGCAGTAGCAAAAACTATGAATAGCAATGTTCTAAATGGACTTGGAAGTTTTGGGGCTATGTATGAATTAGGAAAGTATGAGAATCCAGTATTAGTTTCTGGAACAGATGGAGTAGGAACAAAATTGGAAGTGGCTCTTACAACAAAAAAATATGACACAGTAGGGATAGATGCTGTTGCAATGTGTGTAAATGATGTACTTTGTCATGGAGCACAACCAATATTCTTTTTAGATTATCTAGCTTGTGGAAAATTGGATGCTGAAGTAGCAGCTGAATTGGTTTCAGGGGTAGCAGAAGGTTGTTATCAAGCAGGAGCAGCCCTTATAGGTGGAGAGACAGCAGAGATGCCAGGATTCTATAAAGTTGGAGATTATGATATAGCTGGTTTCTGTGTAGGTGCTGTTGAAAAAACTAAAATTGTAAATGGAAGTACAACATCTGAAGGAGATATTTTAATTGCTATACCGTCTTCTGGAATACATAGTAACGGATTTTCTCTAGTGAGAAAGGTTATCACTGACTATACAAAGGAGTATAATGGAAAACCAATTAGTGAAACACTACTTACTCCTACAAAAATATATGTAAAGCCAGTACTTTCTGTATTAGAGAAATATAATGTAAAGGGAATGGCTCACATAACTGGTGGTGGATTACCTGAAAATTTACCTAGAACAATAAGCGAGGGTCATCAAGCAGTTGTTTTAAAAGAGAAATTAAGAGTTTTAGATATATTTAAATATATTCAAAAAGAGGGTGAAATCTCAGAAGAAGAGATGTTTGGAACATTTAATATGGGAGTGGGATTTGTACTAGTAGTAGACCCTAAAGATAAAGATGGAGTAATAGAAGAGCTTGCAAAACATGGAGAAGAAGCTTTTGAAATAGGATATGTTCAAAAGGGAGAAAAGGGACTATGTTTAAAATAG